Proteins from one Algicella marina genomic window:
- a CDS encoding MBL fold metallo-hydrolase: protein MNRRDILKLTTAAGAAAMMAPGLSFADANGLTWTHFPAGESGFFRAPVLVQGATEAVLIDGGFTLPDGRALAKEIEATGKSLTTIYISQSDPDFYFSLRPIVDAFPEARIIAASETVAAIKANVAKKVETWGPQLGENGPATVADVVMPEADDTRTLTVDGHSIEIVPADGLANRRYLWIEDLQAVFGGVMVFSGVHVWTADTPTKEQRAAWIANLDAIIARSPQVVVPGHMTLEAPMGLEAVQFTKSYLLAVEEELDKADGSADLIAAMTARYPDLGMSVALNVGAKVLTGEMTWG, encoded by the coding sequence ATGAACCGCAGAGACATCCTGAAACTGACCACTGCAGCCGGGGCCGCTGCCATGATGGCACCCGGACTCTCTTTCGCCGATGCGAACGGGCTGACCTGGACCCATTTCCCTGCCGGCGAGAGCGGCTTTTTCCGCGCGCCGGTCCTGGTCCAGGGCGCTACCGAGGCTGTGCTGATCGACGGCGGGTTCACCTTGCCGGATGGTCGTGCATTGGCCAAAGAGATCGAGGCTACGGGCAAGAGCCTGACCACGATCTACATCAGCCAGAGCGATCCCGATTTCTACTTCAGCCTGCGCCCGATCGTCGACGCCTTCCCCGAGGCCCGCATCATTGCAGCCAGCGAAACCGTCGCAGCCATCAAGGCCAATGTGGCGAAAAAGGTCGAAACCTGGGGGCCGCAACTTGGCGAGAACGGCCCGGCGACGGTGGCAGACGTGGTCATGCCCGAAGCAGATGACACCAGGACGCTCACGGTAGACGGCCATTCAATCGAAATCGTTCCCGCCGATGGGCTGGCCAACCGCCGCTACCTGTGGATCGAGGATCTGCAGGCGGTGTTTGGCGGCGTGATGGTGTTCTCTGGCGTGCATGTCTGGACCGCGGACACGCCGACCAAGGAACAGCGCGCCGCATGGATCGCCAATCTGGACGCTATTATTGCTCGCAGCCCGCAGGTTGTCGTGCCCGGCCACATGACGCTGGAAGCGCCGATGGGACTGGAAGCCGTGCAATTCACCAAGAGCTATCTTCTGGCGGTCGAGGAAGAACTCGACAAGGCAGATGGTTCGGCAGATCTGATTGCCGCGATGACCGCCCGCTATCCCGATCTCGGCATGAGCGTAGCATTGAACGTCGGTGCCAAGGTTCTGACCGGCGAGATGACATGGGGTTGA
- a CDS encoding DUF2274 domain-containing protein, protein MTKLKLGPIHDDKPVKLTVELPADVHRDLCDYAAVLGQQTGQDLEPARLVAPMLDRFMATDRGFAAARKAGSRANRKKPDPPKPLDSDQG, encoded by the coding sequence ATGACGAAACTGAAGCTTGGCCCGATCCATGACGACAAGCCGGTCAAGCTGACCGTCGAACTTCCCGCTGATGTGCACCGTGACCTTTGCGACTACGCGGCTGTCCTGGGCCAACAGACCGGACAGGATCTTGAGCCCGCCCGCCTCGTCGCCCCCATGCTCGACCGCTTCATGGCCACGGACCGCGGGTTCGCTGCAGCGCGCAAGGCGGGATCGAGGGCTAACCGCAAGAAGCCAGACCCACCGAAGCCACTGGATTCCGATCAGGGCTAA
- a CDS encoding TrbI/VirB10 family protein, with protein MRLSRRAIALATAIGGLGLGAILIVALQNNRQEGNQTELFSTERIQAAEGLSSLPRDYADVPRLGPPLPGELGRAILGAQDRGQPVPAPPLSGPLAPTVDPEEQRRLQELDAARLSALFAEAQTVPRSGTQATPTSPATGALFPSTLGSPTASDPISGREAFLTRPGDTDTVSAQRIVPPPSPYILQAGTVIPAALITGLRSDLPGQISAQVTSNVFDSPSGRYLLIPQGARLLGEYDSRIASGQSRLLLVWTRLILPDGRSIVLERAPGTDGTGASGLQDRVNYHWGRVFLAAGLATILNLGLESGAETEDDVARAIREAAQDTIGRTGDEIVRQQLAVPPTLTIRPGFPVRVMVTRDLILEPLGEVR; from the coding sequence ATGCGCCTGTCCCGCCGGGCCATTGCCCTTGCCACCGCCATCGGCGGACTTGGCCTTGGCGCAATCCTGATCGTGGCCCTGCAGAACAACCGGCAGGAGGGCAACCAGACGGAGCTCTTTTCCACCGAACGCATTCAGGCGGCTGAAGGGCTGTCCTCACTTCCTCGGGATTACGCCGATGTCCCGCGTCTCGGCCCACCCTTGCCCGGTGAGTTGGGCCGCGCCATCCTTGGGGCGCAAGATCGCGGCCAGCCGGTCCCGGCACCGCCCCTTTCCGGTCCATTGGCCCCCACAGTCGATCCGGAGGAACAACGCCGTCTCCAGGAACTCGACGCCGCCCGGCTGAGCGCCCTTTTCGCCGAGGCGCAAACCGTGCCGCGCAGCGGAACACAGGCCACACCGACCTCCCCCGCGACCGGCGCGCTCTTCCCCTCCACATTGGGCAGCCCTACGGCAAGCGATCCGATTTCCGGCCGGGAGGCGTTCCTCACCCGTCCCGGAGACACGGACACCGTCAGTGCGCAACGCATAGTGCCGCCGCCCAGCCCCTACATCCTGCAGGCCGGCACGGTGATCCCGGCCGCCCTGATCACCGGCCTGCGCTCCGACCTTCCCGGCCAGATCTCGGCACAGGTGACGTCGAATGTCTTTGATAGCCCCTCAGGGCGGTACTTGCTGATCCCGCAAGGCGCTCGGCTTCTGGGAGAATACGACAGCCGCATCGCATCCGGGCAAAGCCGTCTGCTTCTGGTCTGGACCCGCCTCATCCTTCCGGATGGTCGCTCCATTGTGCTGGAGCGCGCGCCCGGCACTGACGGAACAGGCGCGTCCGGCCTGCAGGACCGGGTCAACTATCATTGGGGTCGCGTCTTCCTTGCTGCTGGCCTCGCCACGATCCTGAACCTCGGCCTGGAAAGTGGCGCAGAAACCGAAGACGATGTCGCCCGCGCCATCCGCGAGGCCGCGCAGGACACGATCGGACGGACCGGGGACGAGATCGTCCGCCAGCAGCTCGCCGTCCCGCCGACACTGACCATACGCCCGGGCTTCCCCGTCCGCGTCATGGTCACCCGCGACCTGATCCTCGAGCCCTTGGGAGAAGTCCGATGA
- the trbG gene encoding P-type conjugative transfer protein TrbG has translation MSRLPPMPVLLLAATALTACTGQRPPEIAYDDQVPALAPPPAPPPADGPPRPVHTPPPWTPSRGGDPEADTPEARIIAANAAARVEPRQQGYYNAMQVFPWSEGALYQVYAAPGQITNIALEPGERLTGPGPIAAGDTTRWIIGDTTSGSGRTERVHILVKPTRPDISTNLVVNTDRRTYQIELHADEETWMPSVAWAYPEVRSTPRAPTIRRPAIPHEAERHYRYGLQGDAPPWRPVSVFDDGRRVYVVFPPGIAQGEMPPLFVIGADGRGQIVNTRVLGNVLIEDRLFGAAELRLGERRQQVVRIVRTDGDQRPPRAPQPEVER, from the coding sequence ATGAGCCGATTGCCCCCCATGCCCGTCCTTCTCCTCGCGGCCACCGCGCTCACCGCCTGCACGGGCCAACGCCCGCCCGAGATCGCCTATGATGACCAGGTCCCGGCCCTTGCGCCACCGCCGGCACCACCTCCGGCCGACGGGCCGCCCCGCCCGGTCCACACGCCGCCCCCATGGACGCCCTCCCGCGGTGGCGATCCGGAAGCGGACACGCCGGAAGCGCGCATCATCGCCGCCAATGCCGCCGCCCGGGTCGAGCCCCGACAGCAGGGCTACTACAACGCGATGCAGGTGTTTCCGTGGAGCGAGGGCGCGCTCTACCAGGTCTATGCCGCACCCGGGCAGATCACGAATATCGCGCTCGAACCCGGCGAACGCCTGACCGGCCCCGGCCCGATCGCGGCCGGCGACACCACGCGCTGGATCATCGGCGACACAACCAGCGGGTCGGGCCGCACCGAGCGCGTCCATATCCTCGTCAAGCCCACCCGCCCCGACATCTCCACCAATCTCGTCGTAAACACCGACCGGCGCACCTACCAAATCGAGTTGCACGCAGACGAGGAGACCTGGATGCCCAGCGTCGCATGGGCCTATCCAGAGGTGCGATCCACGCCCCGCGCCCCGACCATCCGCCGCCCGGCGATCCCGCACGAGGCCGAACGGCACTACCGTTACGGCTTGCAGGGCGATGCCCCGCCCTGGCGGCCGGTCTCGGTCTTCGACGACGGGCGCCGTGTCTATGTCGTGTTCCCCCCCGGCATCGCCCAGGGCGAAATGCCTCCGCTCTTCGTGATCGGCGCGGATGGGCGCGGCCAGATCGTGAACACCCGCGTGCTCGGCAACGTCCTGATCGAGGACCGGCTGTTCGGGGCTGCAGAACTGCGTCTCGGCGAAAGACGACAGCAGGTCGTGCGGATCGTGCGTACGGATGGCGATCAGCGCCCGCCGCGTGCGCCCCAGCCAGAGGTGGAGCGATGA
- the trbL gene encoding P-type conjugative transfer protein TrbL, with the protein MALDTPRILRLVAFGVGGLAALAAVVELTRTVLPADTGHVVRDNALRGTLARCRDLTPEDYATDTDSGFGLLGGDVAFLATTLIVIDITLLALFWAWGTDDDIIARLVKKTLFVGVFAYIIGNWNTLARIVFDSFAGLGLVATGGTISASELLQPGRIAQVGLEAGQPILASIADLSGFVAVFENFIQIGILFFAWLVVLLSFFILAIQLFVTLIEFKLATLAGFILVPFGLFNKTAFMAERVLGLVISSGVKVLVLAVIVGIGSTIFSEFTAGFAGEPTINDAMSVVLGALALLALGIFGPGIANGIVSGGPQLGAGAAFGTGIAVGGAAVAGVAGTRMALGTGGAALRGASAVGSGTATAYQLGAASRSTALGKSVGGVAAVGKTGAVAAFSPLRRAISDGAQSGARAAYAATGGRMAGGALPAPANDGPPDWARRMKRQQSLQHGLSTAAHALRSGDHGGGGTVVSLSERSS; encoded by the coding sequence ATGGCCCTCGACACCCCGCGAATTCTGCGCCTTGTCGCCTTCGGTGTGGGCGGTCTCGCCGCCCTCGCCGCCGTGGTCGAACTGACACGCACGGTCCTGCCGGCCGACACCGGGCATGTGGTCAGGGATAACGCCTTGCGCGGCACCCTCGCGCGTTGCCGTGACCTGACGCCCGAAGACTACGCCACCGACACCGATTCCGGCTTCGGACTTCTCGGCGGCGACGTCGCCTTTCTCGCAACCACGCTGATCGTCATCGACATCACGCTGCTCGCGCTGTTCTGGGCCTGGGGTACGGATGACGACATCATCGCCCGGCTGGTGAAGAAGACACTCTTCGTCGGGGTCTTCGCCTATATCATCGGCAACTGGAACACGCTGGCCCGGATCGTCTTCGACAGTTTCGCGGGCCTTGGCCTGGTCGCCACCGGCGGCACGATCTCCGCCAGCGAGCTGCTGCAGCCCGGGCGCATCGCGCAGGTCGGGCTCGAGGCCGGGCAGCCGATCCTCGCCTCCATCGCCGACCTCTCCGGGTTCGTCGCCGTCTTCGAGAACTTCATCCAGATCGGGATCCTGTTCTTCGCCTGGCTGGTGGTCCTGCTCTCGTTCTTCATCCTCGCAATCCAGCTCTTTGTCACCCTGATCGAATTCAAGCTGGCCACGCTGGCAGGCTTCATCCTCGTGCCCTTCGGCCTGTTCAACAAGACCGCCTTCATGGCCGAACGCGTGCTGGGCCTCGTCATTTCTTCAGGCGTCAAGGTATTGGTGCTGGCCGTCATCGTCGGTATCGGCTCCACCATCTTCAGCGAGTTCACCGCCGGGTTTGCGGGTGAACCCACAATCAACGACGCGATGTCCGTGGTCCTTGGCGCGCTGGCGCTCCTCGCCCTCGGCATCTTCGGTCCCGGCATCGCCAATGGCATTGTCTCGGGTGGGCCGCAACTTGGCGCAGGGGCCGCGTTCGGCACCGGTATCGCCGTGGGCGGGGCCGCGGTCGCCGGTGTCGCCGGAACTCGGATGGCCCTTGGCACTGGCGGTGCCGCCCTGCGCGGTGCCAGCGCAGTCGGCAGCGGAACCGCTACTGCCTACCAGCTTGGCGCAGCATCGCGCAGCACGGCATTGGGCAAGTCCGTCGGTGGCGTGGCCGCAGTCGGAAAGACCGGTGCCGTCGCGGCATTCAGTCCGCTTCGGCGCGCGATCTCCGACGGTGCGCAGTCCGGCGCCCGCGCAGCCTATGCCGCAACCGGGGGACGGATGGCGGGTGGCGCCCTGCCCGCCCCGGCCAATGACGGCCCACCGGACTGGGCGCGCCGGATGAAGCGCCAGCAATCCCTCCAGCACGGCCTGTCGACGGCCGCCCATGCGCTCCGCTCCGGCGATCATGGCGGTGGCGGCACGGTCGTCAGCCTCTCCGAAAGGTCCTCCTGA
- the trbJ gene encoding P-type conjugative transfer protein TrbJ produces MTRNPERPARTRKLAAALMASALVLTPVISTPAQAFFFGGGGRIVYDPRNHAENILSAARALEQINNQIAQIQNQAQMLMNDALNLANLPHSSLAQLQDAIGETQRLLADAQSLAFDVATIEQAFTQDYGAAAAQGDFDAMIAGARKRWETSVAGFEDALRVQAGVVGNIDGARTQMDALIRESQGAVGALQVAQAGNQLLALQSTQIADLTAAIAAQNRAEALEAARIASAEAQGRENLARFLDYGGGYSPGTVRFFGE; encoded by the coding sequence ATGACCCGCAATCCTGAGCGCCCTGCCCGGACCCGCAAACTCGCCGCCGCATTGATGGCCAGCGCCCTCGTCCTGACACCGGTTATATCGACACCCGCCCAGGCCTTCTTCTTCGGCGGCGGTGGGCGGATCGTCTACGACCCGCGGAACCATGCTGAAAACATCCTCTCGGCCGCCCGCGCGCTCGAGCAGATCAACAACCAGATCGCGCAGATCCAGAACCAGGCGCAGATGCTGATGAACGATGCGCTGAACCTCGCGAACCTTCCGCATTCCTCTCTGGCGCAGCTGCAGGACGCCATCGGCGAAACCCAGCGACTCTTAGCCGATGCCCAAAGCCTCGCCTTCGACGTGGCCACTATCGAACAGGCCTTCACGCAGGACTACGGTGCTGCCGCAGCTCAGGGCGATTTCGACGCGATGATCGCAGGCGCGCGCAAGCGGTGGGAGACCTCCGTCGCGGGCTTCGAAGACGCGTTGCGCGTGCAGGCCGGGGTCGTGGGCAATATCGACGGCGCGCGAACTCAGATGGACGCGCTCATCCGCGAAAGCCAAGGAGCCGTTGGGGCCCTGCAGGTCGCGCAGGCTGGCAACCAACTGCTCGCATTGCAATCGACACAGATCGCCGATCTGACGGCAGCCATCGCCGCGCAGAACCGTGCCGAAGCGCTGGAAGCCGCCCGGATCGCCTCCGCGGAGGCACAGGGCCGCGAGAACCTCGCCCGATTCCTCGATTACGGCGGCGGCTATTCCCCCGGCACCGTGCGCTTCTTCGGGGAGTAA
- the trbE gene encoding conjugal transfer protein TrbE: MMRLAEYRSKSARLADFLPWAALIAPGAILNKDGSLQRTARFRGPDLESATPAELVATSARLNSALRRLGSGWTVFLEAQRIPAQDYPASKFPDPVSALVDAERCAQFEEAGAHFESAYFLTLVWMPPADDASRAEGWLLENAPDRSTKPQDLVSSFVGRADRLTDLLDGFMPEIAWLSDEDTLTYLHSTVSTRRQHVRVPEVPMHLDAVLADDPLVGGLTPRLGAAHLKTLTIIGLPSATWPGLLDELNTQGFEYRWCTRAICLDKTDAARVFTRIRRQWFAKRKSVAAILKEVMTNEASTLLDSDAANKAADADEALQELGADVAGAAYVTATITIWDEDAAAAEAKLKAAEKIVQGRDFTCIPESLNALEAWLGSLPGHLYANVRQPPISTLNLAHMIPISAVWAGPDRNDHLDGPPLFHAETDGTTPFRFSTHVGDVGHTLIVGPTGAGKSVLLALMALQFRRYASAQVFAFDFGGSIRCATLAMGGDWENLGDALADEDPAVQLQPLAGIDDASERAWAQDWLAGILGREGATIDPAARDHLWSALSSLASAPREERTLTGLSVLLQSTELKRALKPFCLGGPFGRLLDAEAEDLGSADVLAFETEGLIGSPAAPAVLAYLFHRIEARLDGRPTMILIDEGWLALDDANFGGQLREWLKTLRKKNASVIFATQSLADIDGSLIAPAIVESCPTRIFLPNERAFEPQIARIYQNFGLNDRQIDILARATPKRDYYCQSRRGNRLFSLGLGEVALAFTAAASKADQAAISNLIATHGRDGFAAAWLRHRGLDWAIDLLGPDIAPADPTPPHPDQKETEHDPQS, from the coding sequence ATGATGCGTCTCGCCGAATACCGCTCCAAATCCGCCCGACTGGCCGATTTTCTGCCCTGGGCTGCATTGATCGCGCCCGGCGCCATCCTGAACAAGGACGGCAGCCTGCAACGCACAGCGCGGTTTCGGGGGCCGGATCTGGAATCCGCCACGCCCGCCGAACTGGTCGCCACTTCGGCCCGGCTCAACAGCGCGCTCCGGCGGCTTGGCTCCGGCTGGACTGTCTTCTTAGAAGCGCAGCGTATACCAGCGCAGGACTACCCCGCCTCCAAGTTTCCCGATCCTGTCTCCGCCCTCGTCGATGCCGAACGGTGCGCGCAGTTCGAAGAAGCAGGGGCGCATTTCGAGAGCGCGTATTTCCTGACGCTGGTCTGGATGCCGCCCGCTGACGACGCGAGCCGCGCCGAAGGCTGGTTGCTGGAGAACGCCCCTGATCGCAGCACCAAGCCTCAGGATCTTGTCTCCAGCTTTGTCGGCCGCGCCGACCGGCTGACCGATCTGCTGGACGGGTTCATGCCGGAGATCGCCTGGCTCTCCGATGAAGATACCCTGACCTACCTGCATTCAACCGTTTCGACCCGGCGCCAACACGTCCGCGTGCCGGAGGTGCCGATGCATCTGGACGCGGTGCTGGCCGATGATCCGTTGGTGGGCGGACTGACACCTCGGCTCGGGGCCGCGCATCTCAAGACGCTGACCATTATCGGGCTGCCGAGCGCCACCTGGCCCGGACTGCTCGACGAGTTGAACACGCAGGGTTTCGAGTATCGCTGGTGCACGCGGGCGATCTGCCTCGACAAGACGGATGCTGCGCGAGTGTTCACCCGCATCCGCCGGCAGTGGTTCGCCAAGCGCAAGTCCGTGGCCGCGATCCTGAAAGAGGTGATGACCAACGAAGCCTCGACCCTGCTCGACAGCGACGCGGCCAACAAGGCAGCGGATGCCGACGAGGCACTGCAAGAACTCGGCGCCGATGTGGCGGGCGCGGCTTACGTAACCGCCACGATCACCATCTGGGACGAGGACGCAGCAGCCGCCGAGGCCAAGCTCAAGGCCGCCGAGAAGATCGTGCAGGGGCGCGATTTTACCTGCATCCCGGAATCGCTGAACGCGCTCGAGGCCTGGCTCGGCTCCCTGCCCGGCCATCTATACGCCAATGTCCGTCAGCCACCCATCTCGACGCTGAACCTCGCCCATATGATCCCGATCTCGGCGGTCTGGGCGGGGCCGGACCGGAACGACCATCTGGACGGCCCGCCACTGTTCCACGCCGAAACCGACGGCACGACCCCGTTCCGCTTCTCCACACATGTGGGCGATGTCGGCCATACCTTGATCGTCGGCCCGACCGGGGCGGGCAAATCGGTCCTGCTGGCCCTCATGGCGCTGCAGTTCCGGCGCTATGCCAGTGCCCAGGTCTTCGCCTTCGACTTCGGCGGCTCGATCCGCTGCGCCACGCTCGCCATGGGTGGCGATTGGGAAAACCTCGGAGATGCACTGGCCGACGAAGACCCCGCCGTGCAGCTGCAGCCGCTCGCCGGGATCGACGACGCGTCCGAACGCGCCTGGGCGCAGGACTGGCTCGCGGGAATCCTCGGGCGCGAAGGCGCGACGATCGACCCTGCTGCGCGGGACCATCTCTGGTCGGCTTTGAGCTCGCTCGCCTCGGCCCCGCGCGAGGAGCGCACACTGACCGGCCTCTCGGTCCTGCTGCAATCGACAGAACTCAAACGCGCTCTGAAACCCTTCTGCCTCGGCGGGCCTTTCGGACGGCTTCTCGATGCTGAGGCCGAAGACCTGGGCAGCGCGGACGTGCTCGCGTTTGAAACGGAGGGGCTGATCGGTTCCCCCGCCGCACCCGCCGTGCTCGCCTATCTCTTCCACCGGATCGAGGCACGCCTCGACGGCCGCCCCACGATGATCCTGATCGACGAGGGCTGGCTTGCGCTCGATGACGCCAATTTCGGCGGGCAGCTGCGCGAATGGCTGAAGACGTTGAGGAAGAAGAACGCTTCGGTGATCTTCGCCACCCAATCGCTGGCCGATATCGACGGGTCCCTCATCGCGCCCGCGATTGTCGAGAGCTGCCCCACGCGGATCTTCCTTCCCAACGAACGGGCCTTTGAGCCGCAGATCGCCCGGATCTACCAGAACTTCGGGCTGAACGACCGCCAGATCGACATCCTCGCCCGCGCGACGCCGAAGCGCGACTACTACTGCCAGTCGCGGCGGGGCAACCGGCTCTTCTCGCTGGGCCTCGGCGAGGTGGCTCTGGCCTTCACCGCCGCCGCCTCCAAGGCCGATCAGGCCGCAATCAGCAATCTTATCGCCACCCATGGCCGGGATGGCTTCGCCGCCGCCTGGCTGCGTCATCGCGGTCTTGATTGGGCCATCGACCTGCTCGGGCCCGACATCGCACCAGCCGATCCGACACCCCCTCACCCTGACCAAAAGGAGACAGAACATGACCCGCAATCCTGA
- a CDS encoding VirB3 family type IV secretion system protein translates to MENPTDIPGYFAPVHRALIDPILLAGAPRTIAIANGTLAAAIGLGLRLWLVGLVFWLVGHLLAVWAAKRDAQIAEVARRHLRYPSWFGV, encoded by the coding sequence ATGGAGAACCCCACCGACATCCCCGGCTATTTTGCGCCGGTGCACCGGGCCCTCATCGATCCGATCCTGCTGGCCGGTGCTCCCCGCACCATCGCCATCGCGAATGGGACCTTGGCGGCCGCCATCGGGCTGGGCCTACGGCTCTGGCTTGTGGGCCTCGTGTTCTGGCTCGTCGGTCATCTCCTCGCGGTCTGGGCCGCGAAGCGGGATGCGCAGATCGCCGAGGTGGCGCGGCGACATCTTCGTTACCCCTCCTGGTTCGGGGTCTGA
- a CDS encoding TrbC/VirB2 family protein: MTLLPSLRTALGATALGSVVFALPEPALAAGSGMPWEAPLQTILESIEGPVAKIVAVIIIIVTGLTLAFGDSSGGFRRLVQIVFGLSIAFAASSFFLSFFSFGGGALI; this comes from the coding sequence ATGACCCTTCTGCCATCACTTCGCACAGCCCTTGGCGCAACCGCGCTCGGCTCCGTCGTCTTTGCCCTGCCCGAACCGGCGCTCGCCGCAGGGTCGGGCATGCCATGGGAAGCCCCCTTGCAGACCATCCTGGAATCGATCGAAGGCCCGGTCGCCAAAATCGTCGCGGTGATCATCATCATCGTCACGGGGCTGACACTGGCCTTCGGCGACAGTTCGGGCGGTTTCCGGCGGCTGGTGCAGATCGTTTTCGGCCTATCCATCGCCTTCGCGGCCTCGAGTTTCTTTCTTTCCTTTTTCTCCTTCGGCGGCGGAGCGCTGATCTGA
- the trbB gene encoding P-type conjugative transfer ATPase TrbB, with product MLRTALGPGIAAWLEDAGVVEVMLNPDGRLWVDRLADGLADSGAVLSPADGERIIRLVAHHVGAEVHPAAPRVSAELPGSGERFEGLLPPVVSAPTFAIRKPAVAVFTLEDYVSGGILSADAANHLRVGVTSRANILVAGGTSTGKTTLTNALLAEVAKTSDRVVLIEDTRELQCLTPNLVALRTKDGVATLSDLVRASLRLRPDRIPIGEVRGPEALDLLKAWGTGHPGGIGTIHAGSAIGALRRLEQLIQEAVVTVPRALIAETIDLIAVLSGRGAERRLSELARVTGLTASGDYALTPFFPPTQGSHP from the coding sequence ATGTTGCGCACGGCACTCGGGCCCGGCATCGCCGCCTGGCTCGAGGATGCGGGCGTCGTCGAGGTGATGCTGAACCCTGACGGGCGGCTCTGGGTCGACCGGTTGGCCGATGGGTTGGCTGATAGTGGCGCAGTTCTCTCCCCTGCCGATGGCGAACGCATCATCCGGCTTGTCGCGCATCATGTCGGCGCGGAAGTCCATCCTGCGGCCCCGCGTGTCTCTGCGGAATTGCCGGGAAGCGGCGAACGCTTCGAAGGCCTGTTGCCTCCAGTCGTGTCCGCGCCGACCTTTGCCATTCGCAAGCCCGCCGTCGCGGTGTTCACCCTCGAGGACTATGTCTCTGGCGGCATTCTCTCCGCCGACGCCGCCAACCACTTGCGCGTGGGTGTCACGAGCCGGGCCAACATCCTCGTCGCGGGTGGGACTTCGACCGGAAAGACAACGCTAACCAACGCGCTCTTGGCGGAGGTCGCCAAGACCTCCGACCGTGTGGTCCTGATCGAGGACACGCGCGAGCTGCAATGCCTGACCCCCAACCTCGTGGCCCTGCGCACGAAAGACGGCGTTGCGACCCTGTCCGATCTCGTGCGCGCGTCGCTGCGGCTGCGGCCTGATCGCATCCCCATCGGCGAAGTGCGTGGGCCGGAAGCGCTCGACCTGCTCAAGGCCTGGGGCACGGGCCATCCGGGCGGGATCGGCACGATTCACGCCGGGTCCGCCATCGGCGCGCTGCGGCGGCTCGAACAGCTGATCCAGGAAGCAGTTGTCACCGTCCCGCGCGCGCTGATCGCAGAAACCATCGACCTGATCGCCGTTCTGTCCGGACGGGGCGCCGAGCGTCGCCTTTCCGAGTTGGCGCGTGTCACCGGCCTGACCGCCTCGGGCGATTACGCCCTCACCCCCTTTTTCCCACCAACACAAGGAAGCCATCCATGA